The following proteins are co-located in the Aggregatibacter aphrophilus ATCC 33389 genome:
- the murB gene encoding UDP-N-acetylmuramate dehydrogenase, whose protein sequence is MQNLQPFHTFSLPAKAKKIIEIHSIPQLQQAWQDCLAEQLPVLFLGQGSNVLFVEDFDGAVLLNRMLGIEHREDADFHYLHVNGGEVWHDLVRWSIERGYYGLENLALIPGCAGSAPIQNIGAYGVEFKDVCDYVEVINLHSGELFRLTNAECEFGYRESVFKHKYAQGYVVTAVGLKLAKAWKPVLKYGNLANLDKSAVTSADVFAEICAVRQSKLPDPKEFGNAGSFFKNPVIPAQQFERLQQEYATIPHFPQPDGNIKLAAGWLIDQCGLKGFQIGGAAVHQQQALVLINKGNATASDVVELAHHIYQLVALRFDVRLQPEVRFIGKRGEVDSQQTIR, encoded by the coding sequence ATGCAAAATTTACAACCTTTTCATACGTTTTCTCTTCCTGCGAAAGCCAAAAAGATCATTGAGATTCACTCTATTCCGCAATTGCAACAGGCTTGGCAAGACTGCTTGGCGGAGCAGTTGCCTGTGCTTTTTTTAGGGCAAGGTAGCAATGTGTTATTTGTAGAGGATTTTGACGGCGCCGTCTTACTTAATCGCATGCTTGGCATTGAACATCGGGAAGATGCGGATTTTCATTATTTACACGTTAATGGTGGCGAAGTCTGGCATGACTTGGTGAGATGGAGCATCGAGCGGGGTTATTATGGCTTGGAAAATTTGGCGCTCATTCCTGGCTGTGCGGGGTCTGCGCCGATTCAAAATATCGGTGCCTATGGCGTAGAATTTAAAGATGTATGTGATTATGTGGAAGTGATTAACCTTCACTCCGGTGAGCTGTTTCGCCTAACCAATGCTGAATGTGAATTTGGTTATCGGGAGAGCGTATTTAAGCATAAATATGCTCAAGGTTATGTGGTGACTGCCGTTGGGTTGAAGTTAGCGAAGGCATGGAAACCGGTGTTGAAATACGGCAATTTAGCCAATCTGGATAAAAGTGCGGTCACTTCTGCGGACGTTTTTGCCGAAATTTGTGCCGTGCGTCAAAGTAAATTGCCGGATCCGAAAGAGTTTGGCAACGCAGGGAGTTTCTTTAAGAACCCGGTGATTCCTGCACAACAATTTGAGCGATTACAACAAGAATATGCGACGATCCCACATTTTCCGCAACCTGACGGCAACATAAAATTAGCCGCAGGTTGGCTTATCGATCAATGTGGCTTGAAAGGCTTCCAAATCGGTGGCGCGGCAGTGCATCAGCAACAGGCATTAGTTTTGATTAATAAAGGCAATGCCACGGCTTCTGATGTTGTAGAGCTTGCCCATCATATTTATCAGCTTGTGGCATTGCGTTTTGATGTTCGCCTGCAACCGGAAGTGCGCTTTATCGGAAAACGGGGCGAAGTCGATAGCCAACAAACTATTCGTTAG
- the tehA gene encoding dicarboxylate transporter/tellurite-resistance protein TehA: MEQQKPFPIPVSYFSIVLGLSALGLAWRYGAHAVALPTIVGETLLGLATVIWLIFIVAYGVKWLRFRHQAKAELQNLIQCCFISLIPITTILMGLAALPYGFPLSVGLITLGIIGQLVFAAYRAAGLWRGIHKVEATTPIMYLPTVATNFVSGTALGYLGYSEVGMLFFGAGVFSWLSLEPAILHRLRNLEPVAPAVRPAIGIQLAPAFVGCSTYLVLNGGEIDLLVKLLIGYGVLQLLFLIRLLPWLFQNGFTVSFWAFSFGLASMANVGLHLYQGTSNMILGILGLSLFWFASIIIGLLIFGTLYLIMRGRFFVK, from the coding sequence ATGGAACAGCAAAAACCTTTTCCTATTCCGGTCAGTTATTTCAGTATCGTTTTAGGTTTATCCGCATTAGGCTTGGCTTGGCGTTATGGCGCTCATGCTGTAGCACTGCCAACGATTGTTGGTGAAACGTTACTTGGTTTGGCAACCGTCATTTGGTTGATATTTATTGTCGCTTATGGCGTGAAATGGTTGCGTTTCCGACATCAGGCCAAAGCAGAATTGCAGAATTTAATTCAGTGCTGTTTTATCAGCTTGATTCCGATTACTACTATTTTAATGGGCTTGGCAGCATTGCCATATGGGTTCCCATTGTCTGTTGGGTTAATTACATTGGGTATCATCGGGCAGTTGGTTTTTGCTGCTTACCGTGCTGCCGGGTTGTGGCGTGGTATTCATAAAGTGGAAGCCACAACACCGATTATGTACTTGCCGACAGTGGCAACCAATTTTGTTAGCGGCACCGCATTAGGCTATTTGGGTTACAGCGAGGTCGGCATGCTCTTTTTTGGCGCCGGCGTGTTTTCATGGCTCAGTCTTGAGCCGGCAATTTTGCATCGATTACGCAATTTAGAACCTGTTGCGCCTGCCGTTCGTCCGGCGATTGGCATTCAACTTGCTCCGGCCTTTGTGGGTTGTTCCACTTACTTGGTGTTAAATGGCGGCGAAATAGATTTGTTGGTTAAGCTACTTATCGGTTATGGTGTATTGCAATTATTGTTCTTAATTCGCTTGCTACCTTGGCTATTCCAAAATGGTTTCACGGTTTCATTTTGGGCATTCTCTTTTGGACTGGCGTCTATGGCAAACGTGGGATTACATTTATACCAAGGTACATCTAATATGATTCTAGGAATTTTGGGTTTATCCCTGTTTTGGTTTGCGTCAATAATAATTGGACTATTGATTTTTGGGACGCTTTACCTCATTATGCGCGGACGTTTTTTTGTGAAGTAA
- a CDS encoding chaperone NapD produces the protein MNKTDILTMEEAKDWHVVGLVVHGKPPKIPAIRTALLAIPHTEVPTFDEKIGKIVAVMQSHDQHILLKNMESVKDIDGVITVSLIYHQQDEQPE, from the coding sequence ATGAATAAAACAGATATTTTAACCATGGAAGAAGCGAAAGACTGGCACGTAGTCGGTTTGGTGGTGCATGGAAAACCCCCAAAAATACCTGCAATTCGTACTGCACTTTTAGCTATTCCGCACACAGAAGTTCCGACCTTTGATGAAAAAATAGGAAAGATTGTTGCTGTTATGCAATCTCACGATCAGCATATCTTGCTTAAAAACATGGAATCTGTGAAAGATATTGACGGCGTTATTACCGTTTCGCTGATTTATCATCAACAAGATGAACAGCCTGAATAA
- a CDS encoding DUF2322 family protein — translation MDFKTILDTLPSIDHLSGLTVLDNGTMVHHIPAVAGKLGSLRVYNALAQEFNGKLDRTSAQKGLQLFAEHTQDARKNTGKHPNIDLLLRVIEQDLCYQIEAN, via the coding sequence ATGGATTTTAAAACAATATTAGATACATTACCTTCTATTGATCATCTTTCCGGATTAACCGTTTTGGACAACGGAACGATGGTTCATCATATTCCTGCCGTCGCAGGTAAGTTGGGCTCGCTGCGGGTGTACAATGCTTTAGCCCAAGAATTTAACGGAAAATTAGACCGCACTTCGGCACAAAAAGGATTGCAACTCTTCGCCGAACACACGCAAGATGCCCGCAAAAATACAGGAAAACACCCGAATATTGATTTGTTGTTGCGCGTTATTGAACAAGACTTGTGTTATCAAATTGAGGCAAATTAA
- a CDS encoding NapC/NirT family cytochrome c — protein sequence MSVKMPNFLMRFWCWFRSPSRIAVGTIIVLSFIGGILSWVGFNYGLEQTNTEQFCSSCHTNDAYPEYLHSVHYQTRTGVGASCPDCHVPHEFGPKMWRKMVAAKEVYAHYMGLTDTLEKFNARRPHMAENEWARMKANNSQECRNCHKMDHMDFSQQKTVAQKMHKFAQENGKTCIDCHKGIAHNLPDMSKVAPGWLQGAEVEPAESKDKK from the coding sequence ATGTCAGTGAAAATGCCTAACTTTTTAATGCGATTTTGGTGTTGGTTCAGATCGCCTAGTCGCATTGCGGTTGGAACTATTATCGTTCTATCCTTTATCGGCGGAATTTTATCTTGGGTCGGCTTCAACTACGGTTTAGAACAAACCAATACCGAACAATTCTGTTCCAGTTGCCATACCAATGACGCATACCCGGAATACTTACACAGCGTACACTATCAAACTCGTACAGGCGTAGGAGCTAGTTGCCCGGATTGCCACGTTCCTCATGAATTTGGTCCCAAAATGTGGCGAAAAATGGTCGCAGCTAAAGAGGTTTACGCACATTATATGGGCTTAACCGATACGCTTGAGAAATTTAACGCACGTCGTCCGCACATGGCGGAAAATGAATGGGCGCGTATGAAAGCTAACAATTCTCAAGAATGTCGTAACTGCCATAAAATGGATCACATGGACTTCTCTCAACAAAAAACCGTGGCGCAAAAAATGCATAAATTTGCTCAAGAAAACGGCAAAACCTGTATTGACTGCCATAAAGGTATTGCACACAACTTACCGGATATGAGTAAAGTTGCTCCGGGTTGGTTGCAAGGTGCTGAGGTTGAGCCGGCTGAGTCAAAAGACAAAAAATAA
- a CDS encoding nitrate reductase cytochrome c-type subunit, translating to MIRKNLFTFSGAVFAALFATSVMAEQSNKGAGDFFNNSPESVAPAFHDAPKQSELSALNYVNQPPMVPHSVKSYQVTKNVNQCLNCHSVEASRITGATRISPTHFADRDGNIGSSSSPRRYFCLQCHVSQSDVEPIVPNEFKPMKGYGQ from the coding sequence ATGATTAGAAAGAACCTCTTTACTTTTAGCGGTGCTGTATTCGCGGCATTGTTTGCAACATCTGTCATGGCAGAACAATCAAACAAAGGTGCCGGAGACTTTTTCAATAATTCACCGGAAAGTGTGGCACCGGCATTCCACGATGCGCCGAAACAAAGTGAATTATCCGCATTAAATTATGTTAACCAACCACCAATGGTGCCACATAGCGTAAAAAGCTATCAGGTCACTAAAAATGTTAACCAATGCTTAAACTGCCACAGTGTTGAAGCATCTCGTATCACCGGTGCAACCCGTATCAGCCCGACCCACTTTGCGGATCGCGATGGTAATATCGGCTCCAGTTCATCACCACGTCGTTATTTCTGTTTGCAATGTCACGTTTCTCAATCTGATGTTGAGCCAATCGTGCCAAACGAATTCAAACCAATGAAAGGTTACGGACAATAA
- the napG gene encoding ferredoxin-type protein NapG, which yields MKKPTVTPERRKFLKEATRTAGGLVGLGLLLGLQQKQSLAREGVALRPPFAIEDDEKFAAACIRCGQCVQACPYDMLHLASLLSPMEAGTPYFIARDKPCEMCPDIPCAHACPSGALDRDAQDINASSMGLSVLLDHETCLNWQGLRCDVCYRVCPLIDKAITLESHRNERTGKHAVFIPTVHSDACTGCGKCEKACVLEEAAIKVLPMSLAKGMLGKHYRLGWEEKSKAGHSLAPDDLISMPTRLPDGIAPPAGAIPATGVEEIPELILAPVLGGK from the coding sequence ATGAAAAAACCAACAGTAACGCCTGAGCGCCGAAAATTCCTCAAAGAAGCAACCCGAACTGCGGGTGGTTTAGTTGGACTCGGTCTCTTATTAGGTTTACAACAGAAACAAAGCTTAGCCCGTGAAGGGGTGGCATTACGTCCGCCGTTTGCCATTGAAGATGATGAAAAGTTTGCTGCTGCCTGTATTCGTTGCGGTCAATGTGTGCAAGCTTGTCCATATGATATGTTGCATTTGGCATCGTTACTTTCACCTATGGAGGCCGGCACGCCATATTTTATTGCACGAGATAAACCTTGCGAAATGTGTCCGGACATCCCTTGTGCTCACGCCTGTCCAAGCGGTGCGTTAGATCGTGATGCGCAAGATATTAATGCATCCAGCATGGGTCTTTCCGTATTGCTGGATCATGAAACCTGTCTTAACTGGCAAGGCTTGCGCTGTGATGTATGTTATCGTGTTTGCCCATTAATCGACAAAGCGATTACATTAGAAAGCCATCGTAACGAGCGTACCGGTAAACACGCCGTGTTTATTCCGACTGTGCATTCTGATGCTTGTACCGGTTGTGGTAAATGTGAGAAAGCTTGCGTATTGGAAGAAGCGGCAATCAAAGTATTACCGATGTCTCTTGCTAAAGGTATGTTGGGTAAACATTATCGTTTGGGTTGGGAAGAAAAATCGAAAGCAGGACATTCTCTTGCTCCGGACGATTTGATTTCCATGCCGACCCGATTGCCGGATGGTATAGCGCCACCAGCCGGAGCCATTCCGGCAACAGGTGTGGAAGAGATTCCAGAGCTGATTCTAGCACCGGTATTAGGAGGTAAGTAA
- the rpoH gene encoding RNA polymerase sigma factor RpoH — translation MDKETQTMMLVPQGSLEAYIRAANEYPMLTAEEEKELAERLYYQEDIEAAKKLVLSHLRFVIHVARGYSGYGLPQADLIQEGNIGLMKAVKRFNPEVGVRLVSFAVHWIKAEIHEYVLRNWRIVKVATTKAQRKLFFNLRKTKQRLGWFNENEVDMVANELGVSPQDVVEMESRMTGADVAFDLPTDDHDEETYAPALYLEDKGSNFAAELENENYEAQATDQLAVALDNLDARSQDIIKARWLDETKATLQDLAEKYNISAERVRQLETNALKKLKSAVSF, via the coding sequence ATGGATAAAGAAACTCAAACAATGATGTTGGTTCCCCAAGGAAGTTTAGAAGCCTATATTCGCGCGGCGAATGAATACCCGATGTTAACGGCGGAAGAAGAAAAGGAATTGGCAGAACGTTTGTATTACCAAGAAGATATTGAGGCGGCAAAAAAACTCGTGTTATCTCACTTGCGCTTTGTGATCCATGTTGCCCGTGGTTATTCCGGTTATGGTTTGCCACAAGCGGATTTAATTCAAGAAGGCAATATTGGCTTAATGAAAGCGGTTAAGCGTTTTAATCCGGAAGTAGGCGTTCGCTTGGTATCTTTTGCGGTGCATTGGATTAAAGCGGAAATTCACGAATACGTTTTGCGTAACTGGCGTATTGTGAAAGTCGCCACAACCAAAGCACAACGTAAGTTATTCTTTAATCTACGTAAAACGAAACAACGTTTGGGTTGGTTTAACGAAAATGAAGTAGACATGGTGGCCAATGAGTTAGGTGTTTCTCCGCAAGACGTGGTGGAAATGGAGTCTCGCATGACCGGGGCGGATGTTGCCTTTGATTTACCAACAGATGATCACGATGAAGAAACCTATGCGCCGGCATTATACTTGGAAGATAAAGGTTCCAATTTTGCTGCCGAGTTAGAAAATGAAAACTACGAAGCGCAAGCCACTGACCAACTCGCTGTTGCGTTGGATAATTTGGATGCCCGTAGCCAAGACATTATCAAAGCCCGTTGGTTGGATGAAACCAAAGCCACCTTGCAAGACTTGGCGGAAAAATACAACATTTCTGCCGAACGCGTACGTCAATTAGAAACCAACGCACTGAAGAAATTAAAAAGTGCGGTCAGTTTTTAA
- the narQ gene encoding nitrate/nitrite two-component system sensor histidine kinase NarQ — MVKIKHSVSTRIANYLIVIIIFVGVIASLSFALMAGNKSYAEAINVSGSLRMQSYRLLYEMEHELESVEKSLRQYRESLHSQSLLDIHHQFFVSEDVKSSYNNLIKRWEKMESLAKQKNLVEYQHHIANYVAQVDQFVSALQYSAEQRWILAVWVISLSLLLIFVMVSYVNWYTRKAVARPLEQLTKASIQVQMGQFKHIPLDVNKEDEIGNLARTFTKMSSELGKLYSSLEATVNEKTQKLQQTNRSLTTLYHCSQLVTTNNINGKILQMVMQNIMSSEHLRYLELKVLDAEHWNICLGTKQPLIECQQTEVSMEGETLAVLHWQAGLPCPDLRTMNNLAQMLSRSLYFHKTQRQQEQLLLMEERSIIARELHDSLAQVLAFLQIQLTLLKHNLNKDEPDSKNKSLSIIRQFERALSDGYSQLRELLATFSLTIQEANLKLALEQVIDSLRNQTDMQMSVDCTLPSQSFNAPQLVNALQIVREAVLNAIKHSQGTLIEVIAHTNEDGEYELIVRDNGVGIPSLEEPDGHYGLNIMQERSAQLNAKLTISPRASGGTEVKVTLAHVLY; from the coding sequence ATGGTTAAAATTAAACATTCCGTTTCCACCCGCATTGCCAACTATCTTATTGTTATTATTATCTTTGTTGGCGTGATTGCATCTTTAAGCTTCGCTTTAATGGCGGGCAATAAATCGTATGCGGAAGCCATTAATGTGTCCGGCTCGTTGCGTATGCAGAGTTATCGCTTGCTGTATGAAATGGAACATGAACTGGAATCAGTAGAAAAAAGTTTGCGACAATATCGTGAAAGTCTGCATTCACAATCGCTGTTAGATATTCACCATCAGTTTTTTGTTTCTGAGGATGTGAAATCTTCTTATAACAATCTCATTAAGCGTTGGGAGAAGATGGAATCGTTGGCAAAACAAAAAAATCTTGTTGAGTATCAACATCATATTGCCAACTATGTGGCGCAAGTAGATCAGTTTGTGTCAGCGTTGCAATATTCTGCCGAGCAACGTTGGATTTTGGCGGTGTGGGTGATCTCCTTGTCATTATTATTGATTTTTGTGATGGTTTCGTATGTGAATTGGTACACCCGCAAGGCAGTGGCGCGTCCGTTGGAACAACTGACTAAGGCCAGTATTCAAGTGCAAATGGGGCAATTTAAACATATCCCGTTAGATGTGAATAAAGAAGATGAAATTGGCAATTTGGCGCGTACGTTTACCAAAATGTCTTCCGAATTGGGTAAGCTATATTCCAGCCTAGAAGCGACTGTGAATGAAAAAACACAAAAGTTGCAACAAACCAACCGTTCTTTAACCACCTTGTACCATTGCTCACAACTGGTTACCACCAATAATATTAACGGTAAGATTTTACAAATGGTGATGCAAAATATTATGAGCAGCGAACACTTGCGTTATTTAGAATTAAAAGTGTTGGATGCGGAGCATTGGAACATTTGCCTTGGTACGAAACAACCGTTAATCGAATGTCAGCAAACCGAAGTGAGTATGGAAGGCGAAACTTTGGCTGTTTTACACTGGCAGGCGGGGTTGCCTTGCCCGGATTTGCGCACCATGAACAACTTGGCGCAAATGCTTAGTCGTTCTCTCTATTTCCATAAAACCCAACGTCAGCAAGAGCAATTGTTGTTAATGGAAGAGCGTTCTATTATTGCACGTGAGCTACATGATTCTTTGGCACAAGTGTTGGCTTTTTTACAAATTCAATTAACCTTGTTAAAACATAATTTGAATAAAGATGAACCGGACTCTAAAAATAAGAGTTTGTCGATTATTCGTCAATTTGAACGCGCGCTTAGCGATGGTTATAGCCAATTGCGCGAGCTGTTGGCGACCTTCAGTTTAACCATTCAGGAGGCGAATTTAAAACTGGCATTGGAGCAAGTGATTGATTCCTTACGCAATCAAACCGACATGCAAATGAGTGTGGATTGCACGTTGCCATCGCAAAGTTTTAATGCGCCACAGTTAGTGAATGCGTTGCAAATTGTGCGTGAAGCGGTATTAAATGCCATTAAACATTCGCAGGGCACCTTAATTGAGGTGATTGCGCACACAAACGAAGATGGCGAATACGAACTCATTGTGCGCGATAACGGTGTGGGTATTCCAAGTTTGGAAGAACCTGACGGGCATTACGGCTTAAACATTATGCAAGAGCGCAGTGCACAACTTAATGCCAAATTAACAATTTCTCCTCGAGCAAGTGGCGGCACGGAAGTGAAAGTCACTTTGGCTCACGTGTTATATTAA
- the napH gene encoding quinol dehydrogenase ferredoxin subunit NapH has product MANSPKLAGREAKEKLGWWYANRFLFWRRVSQLSILLMFLSGPYFGVWILKGNYSGSMLFDIIPLSDPLITLESLAGGHLPGILTLSGALIIFVTYALLGSKVFCGWVCPLNVVTDCAAWIRRKLGIRQTAKIPRSLRYAILVMILVGSAVSGLLLWEWVNPVAALGRALIYSFGATTWLVLVVFFFDLFIVEHGWCGHLCPIGATYGVIGAKSLLRIKVIDRARCDNCMDCYNVCPEPQVLRSPLHGKNNESLLVLSQDCISCGRCIDVCAEKVFTFSHRFNNDIPVVNLNR; this is encoded by the coding sequence ATGGCTAATTCACCGAAACTTGCCGGGCGGGAAGCCAAAGAAAAACTAGGATGGTGGTATGCTAATCGCTTTTTATTTTGGCGACGTGTAAGCCAGTTAAGCATTTTGTTGATGTTTTTAAGCGGACCTTATTTTGGCGTCTGGATTTTAAAAGGCAATTATAGCGGAAGCATGCTTTTCGACATAATTCCGTTAAGCGATCCGTTGATTACCTTAGAAAGCCTGGCTGGCGGTCATTTGCCGGGGATTCTAACTCTCAGTGGTGCATTGATTATCTTTGTAACCTATGCATTGCTAGGTAGTAAGGTTTTCTGCGGCTGGGTTTGTCCGTTAAATGTTGTGACCGATTGTGCCGCTTGGATTCGTCGTAAACTGGGTATTCGCCAAACGGCAAAAATTCCTCGCAGTTTACGTTACGCTATCTTAGTGATGATTTTAGTCGGCAGTGCGGTAAGTGGCTTGTTATTATGGGAATGGGTGAATCCTGTTGCCGCATTAGGAAGAGCCTTAATTTATAGCTTTGGCGCAACAACTTGGTTAGTCTTGGTTGTTTTCTTCTTTGATTTATTCATTGTTGAACATGGATGGTGCGGACACCTTTGCCCAATTGGTGCGACGTATGGTGTTATCGGTGCAAAAAGTCTGCTTCGGATTAAAGTGATTGATCGGGCAAGATGCGATAATTGCATGGATTGCTACAACGTTTGTCCGGAACCTCAAGTGTTACGTTCACCGTTACACGGAAAAAATAATGAAAGCCTACTTGTGCTTTCTCAAGATTGTATCAGTTGTGGGCGTTGTATTGATGTCTGCGCTGAAAAAGTATTCACCTTTAGCCATAGGTTTAATAACGATATTCCTGTCGTGAATTTAAACCGATAA
- the napA gene encoding nitrate reductase catalytic subunit NapA has protein sequence MNLSRRDFMKANAAMAAATAAGLTIPVKNVEAAESEIKWDKAPCRFCGTGCSVLVGTKDGRIVASQGDPDAEVNRGLNCIKGYFLPKIMYGKDRLTQPMLRMKDGKYDKNGDFTPVSWDVAFKTMAEKFKAAVKELGPNGVGMFSSGQTTIFEGYAKAKLWKAGFRSNNIDPNARHCMASAAVAFIRTFGMDEPMGCYDDIENAEAFVLWGSNMAEMHPILWSRITDRRLSNPDVKVAVLSTFEHRSFELADYSLIFKPHTDLVILNYIINYLIQNDAINWNFVNKHTKFKRGETDIGYGLRDNHPLQKAAKNPNSGKMYDSNFEELKALVAEYTLDKAHEMSGVPKDVLENLAKLYADPKRKVVSYWTMGFNQHTRGVWANHLIYNIHLLTGKISIPGCGPFSLTGQPSACGTAREVGTFIHRLPADLVVTNPKHREIAEKIWKLPAGLITDVLGFHAVAQSRALKDGKMRVLWQMCTNNMQGGPNINEETFPGWRNPDNFIVVSDPYPTVSCLAADLMLPTAMWVEKEGAYGNAERRTQFWRQQVKAPGEAKSDVWQLVEFSKYFTTDEMWPAEILEKNPEYKGKTLYEVLYRNGQVDQFPLSDLAEGQLNDESHHFGFYLHKGLFEEYASFGRGHGHDLAPFDTYHKARGLRWPVVDGKETLWRYREGYDPYVKEGEGVAFYGYPDKKAIILAVPYEPPAESPDAEYDLWLCTGRVLEHWHTGTMTRRVPELHRSFPNNVVWMHPNDAQKRGLRHGDKIKIASRRGEVISYLDTRGRNKVPEGLVYTTFFDAGQLANKLTLDATDPISKETDFKKCAVKVEKA, from the coding sequence ATGAATTTAAGTCGTAGAGACTTTATGAAAGCCAATGCTGCCATGGCTGCAGCAACGGCTGCCGGATTAACGATTCCGGTGAAAAATGTAGAAGCTGCCGAATCCGAAATTAAATGGGATAAAGCACCATGCCGCTTTTGCGGAACCGGTTGTTCTGTATTAGTAGGTACGAAAGATGGTCGTATTGTTGCTTCTCAAGGTGACCCAGATGCAGAAGTAAACCGTGGTTTAAACTGTATCAAAGGTTACTTCTTACCGAAAATTATGTACGGTAAAGACCGTTTAACCCAGCCGATGTTGCGTATGAAAGACGGCAAATATGATAAGAACGGCGATTTCACACCAGTTAGTTGGGATGTAGCATTTAAAACTATGGCAGAAAAATTCAAAGCTGCCGTAAAAGAATTAGGTCCAAACGGTGTGGGAATGTTCAGTTCCGGTCAAACCACCATCTTTGAAGGTTATGCCAAAGCCAAACTTTGGAAAGCCGGTTTCCGTTCTAATAATATCGACCCGAATGCGCGTCACTGTATGGCGTCTGCAGCGGTTGCCTTTATACGCACCTTTGGTATGGACGAACCGATGGGCTGTTATGATGACATTGAAAATGCCGAAGCCTTTGTGCTTTGGGGTTCCAACATGGCGGAAATGCACCCAATTTTGTGGTCTCGTATTACCGATCGTCGCTTATCCAACCCAGATGTGAAAGTCGCCGTACTTTCTACTTTTGAACACCGTAGTTTTGAATTGGCGGATTACAGTTTAATCTTCAAACCGCACACCGACTTGGTAATTTTGAACTACATTATTAATTATCTAATCCAAAACGATGCAATTAACTGGAATTTCGTCAATAAACATACTAAATTTAAACGTGGTGAAACCGATATCGGTTACGGCTTACGTGATAATCACCCATTGCAAAAAGCAGCAAAAAATCCGAACAGCGGCAAAATGTATGACAGCAACTTTGAGGAATTAAAAGCCTTAGTTGCTGAATACACCTTAGACAAAGCTCATGAAATGTCCGGCGTACCAAAAGATGTGTTGGAAAACTTGGCGAAATTATATGCTGATCCAAAACGTAAAGTGGTGTCTTATTGGACCATGGGTTTCAACCAACATACTCGCGGTGTGTGGGCAAACCACTTAATCTATAACATCCATCTATTAACTGGAAAAATTTCTATTCCGGGTTGTGGTCCGTTCTCCTTAACCGGTCAACCATCTGCGTGTGGTACAGCCCGTGAAGTAGGTACCTTTATTCACCGCTTGCCGGCAGACTTAGTGGTTACCAATCCAAAACACCGTGAAATTGCAGAAAAAATCTGGAAATTACCTGCAGGACTTATTACGGATGTATTAGGTTTCCATGCCGTTGCTCAAAGCCGTGCATTAAAAGACGGTAAAATGCGTGTGTTATGGCAAATGTGTACCAACAATATGCAAGGCGGTCCAAATATTAATGAAGAAACTTTCCCGGGCTGGCGTAATCCGGACAACTTTATCGTGGTGTCCGACCCATACCCAACCGTTTCCTGTTTAGCCGCAGACTTAATGCTTCCGACAGCAATGTGGGTAGAAAAAGAGGGGGCTTACGGTAACGCAGAACGTCGTACGCAGTTTTGGCGCCAACAAGTAAAAGCACCAGGTGAAGCGAAATCTGATGTATGGCAGTTAGTGGAGTTCTCTAAATATTTCACCACTGATGAAATGTGGCCGGCAGAAATTCTAGAGAAAAACCCTGAATATAAAGGTAAAACTTTATATGAGGTGCTATATCGTAATGGCCAAGTGGATCAATTCCCACTAAGCGATCTTGCCGAAGGTCAATTAAACGACGAATCCCATCACTTCGGTTTCTATTTGCACAAAGGCTTATTTGAAGAATACGCGTCATTCGGTCGTGGTCACGGACATGACTTAGCACCGTTCGACACCTATCACAAAGCACGTGGCTTACGCTGGCCTGTAGTGGACGGCAAAGAAACCTTATGGCGTTATCGTGAAGGTTACGACCCATACGTTAAAGAAGGTGAAGGCGTGGCGTTCTACGGTTACCCGGATAAAAAAGCGATTATTCTTGCTGTGCCTTATGAACCACCTGCAGAGTCACCGGATGCTGAATACGATTTATGGCTATGTACCGGCCGTGTATTAGAACACTGGCACACAGGCACAATGACCCGTCGTGTACCGGAATTGCATCGTTCCTTCCCGAATAACGTTGTTTGGATGCACCCGAACGATGCACAAAAACGCGGATTACGTCATGGTGACAAGATTAAAATTGCCTCACGTCGCGGTGAAGTGATTTCTTACCTAGATACACGTGGTCGTAATAAAGTGCCGGAGGGCTTGGTTTATACCACTTTCTTTGATGCAGGACAGCTAGCCAATAAATTAACATTGGATGCAACTGACCCAATTTCTAAAGAAACCGACTTTAAGAAATGTGCGGTAAAAGTGGAAAAAGCTTAA